The genomic region GGAGCAGAAGGCCACCATCGGCGGCCGCAAGGTCGCCGTGCGGCGGCACAAGCCGACCGGGACGGCCACCGAGGAGGTCATCGTCCCGCAGGGCGTGCCGGACCGGCAGCCCAACGACCGGATGCTCCAGCGGTCGTACCTGGTGGGCGGCGAGGCGGTCGAGCTGCCCACGCTGGACGAGTCGCGGGAGCACCTGCGGCAGTGCCTGATCTCCATCCCCTGGGAGGGGTTGAAGCTGTCCGCGGGCGACCCGGCGATCCCGGTCACCGTCGTACCCGCGGACTGAGGGTGGCCCGACCCGGGCCGAGGCGTCAGGAAGGGAGAACCGGTGGGCAACGCGCTGATCATCGTCGACGTGCAGAACGACTTCTGCGAGGGGGGCTCGCTGGCCGTCGGCGGCGGGGCCGGCGTCGCCGCCGGCATCTCACGGCTGCTCGCCGCCGAGCCGGGCCGCTGGGACCACGTGGTGGCGACCAAGGACTACCACGTCGACCCGGGTGGGCACTTCGCCGACCAGCCGAACTTCGTGGACACCTGGCCCCGGCACTGCGTGGTCGGCACCGCCGGCTCCGAGTTCCACCCCGACCTGGAGACCGGACGGGTCGAGGAGATCTTCCACAAGGGCGAGCACGCGGCCGCGTACTCCGGCTTCGAGGGGCACGCCGCGGACGGCGAGTGCCTCGCCGACTGGCTGCGCCGGCACGGGGTGGACCGGGTCGAACTGGTCGGCATCGCCACCGACCACTGCGTCCGGGCGACCGCGCTGGACGCGGCGCGGGAGGGCTTCGACACCAGCGTCCTGCTGGACCTGACCGCCGGGGTCGCCCCGGACACCACCGACCTGGCGATGCGGGCCATGGAGGGCGCCGGGGTCACCCTGCGTGGGGAGCCTGTGATCAGGGCCGCATGACGCGGTAATTGGTTGGCGGCTGTCGTACCCGACGCCGAGGATGGCGCCGGAGGTACGGACCATCGTGAACCTGAAGCCTTACCGGGAGGCGCTCGCCCTGCCCGGTCTACGGTCGCTGCTGCTGGTGGCGGTGCTCGCGCGCATCCCGCTCACCGCGACCGGGGTGACCCTGACCTTCTACGTGGTCCAGGATCTCGGCCGTGGCTACGCCGCCGCCGGGCTGGTCGGCGCCGCGATCACGGTCGGCGCGGCGATCGGCGGCCCGCTGCTCGGCCGGCTGGTCGACCGCCGCGGGCTGCGGCCGGTGCTCGTGCTGACCGGCGTCGCCGAGGCGGTGTTCTGGTCCACCGCGCCGTCGCTGCCGTACCTGCTGCTGCTGCCGGCCGCCTTCGTCGCCGGCTCGCTCGCCCTGCCGATCTTCTCGGTGGTCCGCCAGTCCGTCGCCGCGCTGGTGCCCGAGCAGCGGCGCCGGCCGGCGTACGCCCTCGACTCGATGTCGGTGGAGCTGTCGTTCATGGTCGGCCCGGCGCTGGCGGTGGCGCTGGTCACCGCGATCTCGGCCCGGACCACCCTCTACCTGGTCGGCGCGGGCATCGTCGCCGCCGGAATCGCGTTCTGGCTGCTCAACCCGCCCACCGGTGGTGTACCGGACGCGTCGGCGCCGCCCCGCCGGGTGCCCCGGCACGAATGGGTGACGCCCCGGCTGCTGGCCGTGCTGGCGGTCAGCCTCGCCGCCACCCTGGTGCTCGGCGGCACCGACGTCGCGGTGGTCGCGGTGCTCCGGGAGAGCGGCGAGGCCGGCTGGACCGGCGCCGTCCTCGCCATATGGGCGGTCGCCTCGCTGGTCGGCGGCTTCGCGTACGGTGCGGTGCACCGCCCGTTCTCGCCGCTCGCCCTCATGGCCGCGCTGAGCCTCTGCACCATCCCGGTCGGGCTCGGCGGATCACACTGGTGGCTGCTCTGCCTGGCCATGATCCCGGCCGGCGCCCTCTGCGCCCCGACCATCGCCGCCACGTCCGACGCGGTCAGCCGGCTCGCCCCCGCCGAGGCGCGCGGCGAGGCGATGGGCCTGCACGGCTCCGCGGTGACCGTCGGCATCGCGGTCGGCGCCCCGCTCGCCGGCGCGGTGATCGACGCGTCCGCGCCGGCCTGGGGCTTCGCGGTCACCGGCGCGATCGGCGCCCTGGTCGCCCTCGCGGTGCTCCCCCTGGAGCTGCGCCGCCGCCGCGCCACCACCGCGGTGCCCACCGAACCCGAGCGGGAACTGGCCCCCGCCACCACCAACTGACACCCATCCCCGCGCCGGGGGCCAACTCGAGTTCCAGCACCGCCATGACCGACACCATGTCGCCGACATGGCGGTATCCGGCGCCCCGGGACCCCACCATTACGGCCCCCCGGAGTGGATCTTCCCGCCCACCACCAGCCAGGCGAGGAGCGGGAGACCGGAGGACGGGCGCGGGGCCGGGCGGGCGAGCGGGGAGGCCGGCGGGGGGCCGGGGGTCGGACTGGGGCTGAGCGCGGCCACGTGCGGGCATGGCCGGGCGGGACCCAGGACCCGGGCCCGAACGGGCCGGGCGCTACCCCTGGACGACGGCGACGGGCGCCACCCCTGAGGGTGGCGCCCGTCGTACGTGGTGCGGGACTGGGCGGTCAGGCCCGGTCGATGTTGCTGGCGGTGTCCTCGGTGTAGCGGGCGCCGCCGTCGGACTCGCTGGTCAGCGGCTTGGCGCCACCCTCCGGCGGGCCGGCGAGGCTCTGGTGGCCGGCGGCCAGCTCCGGGAACTTGGCGTCGAACGCCGGCCGCTCGGAGCGGATCCGCGGCATCCGGTCGAAGTTGCGCAGCGGCGGCGGGCAGCTGGTGGCCCACTCGAGCGAGTTGCCGTGACCCCACGGGTCGTTGACCTCGACCACCGGCCCGGTCTTGTACGACTTCCAGCAGTTGTAGATGAACGGCAGCGTGGAGATACCGGTGATGAACGCGCCGATCGTGGAGATCATGTTCAGCGTGGTGAAGCCGTCGCTGGGCAGGTAGTCGGCGTACCGGCGGGGCATGCCCTCGTTGCCGAGCCAGTGCTGCACCAGGAAGGTGGTGTGGAAGCCGACCATGGTCAGCCAGAAGTGCACCTTGCCGAGCCGCTCGTCGAGCATCCGGCCGAACATCTTCGGGAACCAGAAGTAGATGCCGGCGAAGACCGCGAACACGATGGTGCCGAAGAGCACGTAGTGGAAGTGCGCCACCACGAAGTACGAGTCGGAGACGTGGAAGTCGATCGGCGGGCTGGCCAGCAGCACACCGGTGAGACCACCGAAGAGGAACGTCACCAGGAAGCCGACGGCCCAGAGCATCGGCGTCTCGAAGCTGACCTGGCCGCGCCACATGGTGCCGATCCAGTTGAAGAACTTCATACCGGTGGGCACGGCGATCAGGAAGCTCAGGAAGCTGAAGAACGGCAGCAGCACCTGGCCGGTGGCGAACATGTGGTGCGCCCAGACGCTCATCGACAGCGCGGCGATGGCGAGGGTGGCGGC from Micromonospora sp. WMMD812 harbors:
- a CDS encoding isochorismatase family protein — its product is MGNALIIVDVQNDFCEGGSLAVGGGAGVAAGISRLLAAEPGRWDHVVATKDYHVDPGGHFADQPNFVDTWPRHCVVGTAGSEFHPDLETGRVEEIFHKGEHAAAYSGFEGHAADGECLADWLRRHGVDRVELVGIATDHCVRATALDAAREGFDTSVLLDLTAGVAPDTTDLAMRAMEGAGVTLRGEPVIRAA
- a CDS encoding MFS transporter, which translates into the protein MAPEVRTIVNLKPYREALALPGLRSLLLVAVLARIPLTATGVTLTFYVVQDLGRGYAAAGLVGAAITVGAAIGGPLLGRLVDRRGLRPVLVLTGVAEAVFWSTAPSLPYLLLLPAAFVAGSLALPIFSVVRQSVAALVPEQRRRPAYALDSMSVELSFMVGPALAVALVTAISARTTLYLVGAGIVAAGIAFWLLNPPTGGVPDASAPPRRVPRHEWVTPRLLAVLAVSLAATLVLGGTDVAVVAVLRESGEAGWTGAVLAIWAVASLVGGFAYGAVHRPFSPLALMAALSLCTIPVGLGGSHWWLLCLAMIPAGALCAPTIAATSDAVSRLAPAEARGEAMGLHGSAVTVGIAVGAPLAGAVIDASAPAWGFAVTGAIGALVALAVLPLELRRRRATTAVPTEPERELAPATTN
- the ctaD gene encoding cytochrome c oxidase subunit I yields the protein MTTVAPKPVVTRPWPVREPVKGSAIARLLRTTDAKQIGIMYMVTAFAFFMIGGLMALIMRAELAQPGLQFLSPEQYNQLFTMHGTIMLLFFATPIVFAFANYIVPIQIGAPDVSFPRLNSFAYWLYLFGGTMATAGFITPGGAADFGWFAYAPLSSVEHSPGVGANMWIMGLAISGLGTILGAVNMITTVLTLRAPGMTMFRMPIFTWNILVTSLLVILVFPLLAAALFALAADRILGAHVYDPATGGPMLWQHLFWFFGHPEVYIVALPFFGIISEIIPVFSRKPIFGYKGLVAATLAIAALSMSVWAHHMFATGQVLLPFFSFLSFLIAVPTGMKFFNWIGTMWRGQVSFETPMLWAVGFLVTFLFGGLTGVLLASPPIDFHVSDSYFVVAHFHYVLFGTIVFAVFAGIYFWFPKMFGRMLDERLGKVHFWLTMVGFHTTFLVQHWLGNEGMPRRYADYLPSDGFTTLNMISTIGAFITGISTLPFIYNCWKSYKTGPVVEVNDPWGHGNSLEWATSCPPPLRNFDRMPRIRSERPAFDAKFPELAAGHQSLAGPPEGGAKPLTSESDGGARYTEDTASNIDRA